One Candidatus Limnocylindrales bacterium genomic region harbors:
- a CDS encoding Zn-ribbon domain-containing OB-fold protein: protein MSGQASTTEKRELPAPIKMVTIPSRLDFTITPGEAPARFLKGMMEGRILAERCPQCGKVYMPPRGSCATCAIPTREQVELSSKGTVTTFCVVNLPFYGQAVEIPYVCASVVLDGADLPFFCLLAECPVEDVRMGMRVEAVWCEPSERKPSLENIKYMRPTGEPDASYESFKEHL, encoded by the coding sequence GTGAGCGGACAAGCTTCGACGACCGAAAAACGCGAGCTTCCGGCTCCGATCAAGATGGTGACGATCCCGAGCCGCCTGGATTTCACGATCACTCCGGGCGAAGCGCCGGCGCGTTTCCTCAAGGGCATGATGGAAGGGCGCATCCTTGCGGAGCGCTGTCCGCAATGCGGCAAGGTCTACATGCCGCCGCGCGGATCGTGCGCGACGTGCGCGATCCCGACCAGGGAACAGGTCGAGCTGTCGAGCAAGGGCACCGTGACGACGTTCTGTGTTGTGAACCTGCCGTTCTACGGACAGGCAGTCGAGATTCCGTACGTCTGCGCATCGGTGGTGCTCGACGGCGCGGATCTTCCGTTCTTCTGCCTGCTTGCCGAATGTCCGGTCGAAGACGTGCGCATGGGCATGCGCGTCGAAGCGGTCTGGTGCGAGCCGTCCGAGCGCAAGCCGTCGCTCGAAAACATCAAGTACATGCGCCCGACCGGCGAACCGGACGCATCCTACGAGTCGTTCAAGGAGCATCTCTGA